The Lates calcarifer isolate ASB-BC8 unplaced genomic scaffold, TLL_Latcal_v3 _unitig_1171_quiver_1550, whole genome shotgun sequence genomic interval GTGGCCTGGCTGTGCTGCCTCAGTCTGGGGCCCGTTCAGGGAGGGAAAGTACTGGTAATGCCTGTGGATGGGAGCCACTGGCTTAGCATGAAGATACTGGTGAAGGAGCTCACTCGCAGGGGCCATGAGGTCTTGGTGCTGGTGCCTGAAACCAGCCTGTTGATTCACAGCTCAGAGAGCTTCAAGACTGAGATCTACCAAGTGCCATTCACCAAAGCTGAACTGGATGGAAAATTCAACGAGCTGAGGACTGGAGTGTTCCTCAAACCACCAGCTTTCACAGACATGCTCATCAATGTGCAGCGTTTGGTTAACTTCACTTCTCTTCAGGTGAAAGGTTGTGAGAGTATGCTGAACAATGAGCCTCTAATGAGTCAACTGAGGGGAGGGGGCTTCGATCTCATGCTTACAGACCCCTTCCTTCCCTGCGGCCCCATCCTGGCTCGTGTACTTTCCATCCCAGCTGTTTATTTCCTGCGTGGACTTCCATGTGAGCTGGATCTAAAGGCTAACCAGTgcccttctcctccttcttatGTTCCTGTGTTCTTCTCTGGTAATACAGGCACCATGACCTTCCCAGAGAGAGTCAAAACATGATCATGTCTTTTGTGGAGTCCTATATGTGCAAAATAATCTATGTCCACTTTGATGACCTGGTCAGCAGGTATTTTGGCGACAACATGACCTATAAGGACCTTGTTAGTCATGGTGCTATCTGGCTTCTCAGATACGACTTTACTTTTGAATGGCCAGGCCTGTCATGCCAAATATGGTTTTTATTGGAGGTATCAACTGTGCAAAGAAAGCTCCTCTGCCAGTGGTGAGTATGTGcatgcattaaaatgcattagAAGAAGAATGCAATAATCAAGTGTTGACTCAGGCTAAAGCAAACCCCTTAAACTTTGATGTCACAAGaactggcaaaaaaacaaaacactaactAATGTTGAATATGAAAGCCATTACTGAGTGCTGGATGAGTGCCAGTGTTGTTTCATGTCTGCctgatgtgtaaatatgtaaCGGTTTGCTAACATGTTGGCCAAAATGACTTAACAGGGTTATATATTATATGTCTTATTTAGCTTGTTATAGATTTCATCTGACCTCATGTGACAAAAAAATCGATTGATGCAGCTTAAATCTTAGTTTGATATCATTGTCCATGACTTAAAAGGCTGGAAATACTTTATTTGCTCAGGTGTTTCATATGCAATATGTTTTGAACTGGTCAGATACTTTTCTAGCCACAAAAGGTTTATGTGCTATTCATTTTGACTATTgagataaaaaatatttcaacatacaTTTTAAGATCAAAACACCAGTGCTAGAAagattgttttcagtgttaatcATGGTTTATCAAGCTTTGGTTCATAGCACTTTGAAAACAGGTTTGTCTGCTCTCTAGAAGATGTGTGTGATCTGAGCCAAGGTATTAGCAGATTTCAAATCCTTACTGGTATAAGCACAATAGGATATAAGCACAAATTAGATTTTGCTTCTAAGATAACTTAATTGGGTGGATCTATGCTGAAATCATGTTGGTCAAATGAATTCCCTTGAgtatatttgaaataaagtgTGACAGCAGATCAGATGGAACAGACACATTGGCtgcatcttaaaaaaaaaaaaaaaagctggtgcATATTGGTCTTTGTCCAGTACATCACCTTTTATTATcaacataaatgcacacactctACAAACAATTTATACATTTCTTGAGGTAATTTTTGTGTCTCTCCAACCCCCCCTGCAGGACTTGGAGGAGTTTGTGAATGGCTCAGGTGATGACGGATTTATTGTCTTTACAATGGGATCAATGGTGTCCAACATGCCTGAGGAGAAAGCTAAACAGTTCTTTGATGCCTTTCGGCAAATTCCTCAAAGGGTAACAATGATCTTAATAGATTAAATCACTTTGCTTAGAttctactttttacttttatcagACTGTTATATATTTCCTTCAGATAAAACATTACTGAGGTTTCAAGAAACACATGCATGTCAAACATTTACAAATTAGCCAGAATCATTATGTACAGTATGCTAAAGCCCTTATCAGGCTGAACTGTAAGACGTTGTTCACTACCTTGCCTTATGAACATGCCACAACCTCCTTTCATAATAGTTTGCACAtcaaatgtttcaaatgaagaggtattatttatttagtctctatgtataaagtcctgtgtatattgctcttctgttaatattttttattacactgtCATGTTTCTACTGTCtcatgtgtatattttttacagcattatcttgtttttatcttgtcttttactggtatttatgtctttttctatcttttcaatcatgtatgctgctgcaacaatgtaaatttcccccaTTGTtggactaataaaggattatcttatcttatcttatgttTCAGGTTGTGTGGCGATACACTGGAATCACACCTGGGGATGTACCTGAGAACGTCAGGCTTATGAAGTGGCTACCTCAGAACGATCTCTTAGGtgtgtttagttttatttagtATGAGGTGCTGCTATCGTTATACTACTTTATTATACTATTAAGACTAACAACAAACAAGTAAATGtgttaataatataaataacagagaatgactttttttttccaaatcttaCCCTACTGTTATTCAGTGCTAATATTTTATCCTTTTTAGACAACTTCAACACAACATTCAAAAGACATTCATCTGATTCAGTATTATGACTGTGGCATCTTGAGGACCTTGAACTTAAATAtaacttttcctctgctccccaGCCCATCCCAAGGCTAAAGTGTTCATCACTCACGGCGGTACCCACGGTATCTACGAGGGTATCTGTAATGCTGTACCCATGTTGATGTTTCCACTGTTTGGGGACCAGGGAGACAATGTACATCGCATGGTGGTCCGCGGTGTCGCAGAGAAACTCAGTATTTACGATGTGACAACAGAGAAGCTATTGGTTGCATTAAATAAACTCACCTATGATAAAAGGTAAGACAACTATATGTTAATTAAAGATAGAAGACATGCAGTTGTATATGGATATCATAACATTCACCATTACAGAAGAAGATACtgttataaataaaaaacaaacacctatACAGGTGTTTTCATGCTGCATGAGActtcttttctgtgtcttaaaaaacattgctccatagcGTCACTAGTGGTCACAGTCTCCACAAGGTACCTTTAAGAGGTCAGCCTACAACTTCATCATTCTCATCAGTTCACAGTTCACAGAGTTTGGTGACCTCTTGTAATTTCCAGAGCCTTTCCATCCAGCATCAACCTTAACAGAAGTCAgcatgaataaatgaaagacctgtgtgggtgtgcagggcTCAAAAAAATCCTATGCTTCCATTAttcaaaaactaaaactaatatACTAATTATACTCAAATTATATGTTTCTATTAATATGCCATACTTTTTTCTACAACTGTTCTGTACTGTATTTAATTAGGGATTCTACATGgcagacaaatgaaaatgtttttaaaatgactgtcTGTAATTAATGCACCTCCACTCTGTAAAAGATCATTTCATGGTGTTAGTATGCAGACACCTTCttccttttaaaatatattttgtattttgacattttctacagtTTGTAGCTTCCCTTGTCAAAAGTCATTAGTGCGGAAAAGGTGGTAAATAGTAGTGGTGAGTTAGAGGGCAAGTTATCGCTTTGTGTGCTGACGTACTGCACGTGTGCTGACGTACTGCGGTAAGTGTATTCCGTCACTTCCGGTTACCGGTGTTTAGAGATCATCGTTTGGTGtatacctgtctcagactagatacTTTCTTTTTACCGACATTACTTCTGtgactctatcaccaatttaatctgcactttcacagtaacagtagttgctaaatcaccaactttctccactttctgtgtggtactttatcgattcacgctatcttctgctactgatttagctgaactctcagccatggcctctcgctctccctctcctgccttctcttgctctgcgtgtcagatgttcagttactcctctgcctcgcttaatgataatggtatgtgtaataaatgtagtctgttttctgtactcgCGGCGAGGCTTAGTgaattagagtcccggctccgcaccatggaatctaattcagcagctagtgcTTAACAGCCCCCTGTAGCCGGTGCGGAACAGCctagcatagctcctgttagcattcccccggcagttcccgagcagccgggaaagcaggctagctgggtgactgttcgtaaggacaggcgtagtcgtaagcagaagcccactgccgaccaccacccagttcacgtttcaaacagatactccccgctcagcgacacacccgctgaggagccaactctggCGATTGGCGACTGCATTTTGCGGAACGTGAAGATAGCGACTCCAGCGAtcatagttaaa includes:
- the LOC108886986 gene encoding LOW QUALITY PROTEIN: UDP-glucuronosyltransferase-like (The sequence of the model RefSeq protein was modified relative to this genomic sequence to represent the inferred CDS: inserted 2 bases in 2 codons); translated protein: MSNGMWFPTLGLVAWLCCLSLGPVQGGKVLVMPVDGSHWLSMKILVKELTRRGHEVLVLVPETSLLIHSSESFKTEIYQVPFTKAELDGKFNELRTGVFLKPPAFTDMLINVQRLVNFTSLQVKGCESMLNNEPLMSQLRGGGFDLMLTDPFLPCGPILARVLSIPAVYFLRGLPCELDLKANQCPSPPSYVPVFFSGNTGTMTFPERVXNMIMSFVESYMCKIIYVHFDDLVSRYFGDNMTYKDLVSHGAIWLLRYDFTFEWXRPVMPNMVFIGGINCAKKAPLPVDLEEFVNGSGDDGFIVFTMGSMVSNMPEEKAKQFFDAFRQIPQRVVWRYTGITPGDVPENVRLMKWLPQNDLLAHPKAKVFITHGGTHGIYEGICNAVPMLMFPLFGDQGDNVHRMVVRGVAEKLSIYDVTTEKLLVALNKLTYDKSYKEKMVELSQIHLDRPVQPLDLAVFWTEFIMRHKGATHLRVAAHELNWIQYHSLDVICFFVIILLTVLWVTLRCCLFCIRKCSRKGTAKRKSE